A window of the Pungitius pungitius chromosome 3, fPunPun2.1, whole genome shotgun sequence genome harbors these coding sequences:
- the spred3 gene encoding sprouty-related, EVH1 domain-containing protein 3: MEGDVRVRAVVMTRDDSSGGWVPLGGGGLSHVVICKGRSHEGRGRREYIIRGERLRDRAPVLECAVQRGLVYNKVNPIFHHWRVEDRKFGLTFQSPADAISFEKGLKLVLDKLDRGSESPSSSTPEEADTEDDGQASHTGSESSSNSRKEMLPKPVTIVTSESSSTCFVRSEEFSFGSSRAVTTQTPAQIHTRPGQHQLSQMTAVLNPPAPPPPPPAPPSPPVGQRASSPLSPLSPTISLLEEGDLRSVDPCKDLWGSRGYEDYRRAGATRTMVGGLTGGVVVSGGGSLQDKSELCVVRFEKDLAGVGTAGCDVTVSLDSKASRRLSLSSPTCVSMPNAVSCSSSAAGSPPETCKGSPSPCCIHTSLATPRSRTRKRGGGAGGGGDAGVVSPDDDSPCPQASSSCSSRCVYCRSVFSASENGRGRCRDAPDPALHCLRQWTCVWCAESLLYHCMSDSEGEFWEPCSCDDSLGGHPHPLCCARWLALLALSLFVPCMCCYLPLHACLRCGERCGCCGGKHKAVR; this comes from the exons ATGGAGGGCGA TGTGCGTGTTCGTGCAGTGGTGATGACACGTGATGACTCCAGTGGCGGTTGGGTGCCCCTTGGAGGTGGCGGCCTCAGTCATGTGGTGATATGTAAAGGGCGGAGTCATGAAGGCAGGGGGCGGAGAGAATACATCATACGTGGAGAACGGCTGCGAGATCGagca CCGGTGTTGGAGTGTGCGGTGCAAAGGGGGCTAGTGTACAATAAGGTGAACCCCATCTTCCATCACTGGCGAGTAGAAGATCGAAAGTTTGGCCTTACGTTCCAGAGCCCTGCCGATGCCATCTCTTTTGAGAAAGGGCTGAAACTTGTCTTAGACAAGCTCGACAGAG GCTCTGAATCCCCCTCGTCCTCCACACCAGAAGAAGCCGACACTGAGGATGATGGACAAGCT TCTCATACAGGAAGTGAGTCGTCATCCAACAGCAGAAAGGAGATGCTTCCCAAACCCGTCACCATAGTGACCAGCGAGTCGTCGTCTACATGCTTCGTACGGTCAGAAGAATTTAGCTTTGGATCCAGCCGTGCTGTGACAACTCAGACGCCTGCTCAG ATCCACACCAGGCCAGGACAGCACCAGCTCTCGCAAATGACGGCTGTGTTGAATCCGCCGgcgcccccgcccccacctcctgctccacccAGTCCTCCTGTGGGTCAACGAGCCTCATCTCCtctttcccccctctcccctacCATTTCCCTGCTGGAGGAAGGGGACCTACGCAGTGTGGATCCTTGCAAAGACCTGTGGGGCTCTCGAGGTTATGAGGACTATCGACGGGCGGGGGCTACCCGGACTATGGTTGGCGGGTTGACCGGGGGTGTAGTCGTCAGCGGTGGAGGGAGTCTGCAGGACAAGTCAGAGCTGTGCGTGGTTCGCTTTGAGAAGGACCTGGCGGGAGTGGGGACGGCAGGCTGCGACGTGACTGTGAGCCTGGACAGTAAAGCTTCCCGGAGACTGTCCTTGTCCTCGCCCACATGTGTGTCCATGCCCAACGCGGTTTCCTGCTCGTCCTCGGCTGCCGGCTCTCCCCCAGAGACGTGCAAAGGATCCCCCTCTCCCTGCTGCATCCACACCTCACTGGCCACTCCCCGGTCGCGGACTcgtaagagaggaggaggggccggCGGCGGGGGAGACGCGGGGGTGGTCTCCCCCGACGACGACAGTCCATGTCCTCAGGCTTCATCGTCATGCTCATCACGCTGCGTGTACTGCCGCTCTGTTTTCAGTGCTTCAGAGAACGGGCGGGGTCGCTGCAGAGACGCCCCAGACCCGGCCCTGCACTGTCTGCGCCAGTGGACCTGTGTGTGGTGTGCAGAGAGTCTGCTCTACCACTGCATGTCGGACTCTGAGGGAGAGTTCTGGGAGCCCTGCTCGTGCGATGACTCGTTGGGGGGCCACCCGCACCCCCTTTGCTGTGCCCGCTGGTTGGCCCTCCTGGCCCTTTCGCTCTTTGTGCCCTGCATGTGCTGCTACCTGCCTTTGCACGCCTGCCTGCGGTGTGGGGAGAGGTGTGGCTGCTGTGGGGGCAAGCACAAGGCGGTCCGATGA
- the psmd8 gene encoding 26S proteasome non-ATPase regulatory subunit 8, producing the protein MPLKGKLSMATRALYDSYLTYYGGRCRIFCRITMALKETAGLYETLKAEWNKKNPNLSKCGELLSKLKVSLLELNFLPTTGSALTKQQLILARDVLEIGALWSILKKDIPSFERYMAQLKCYYFDYKEELPEAAYMHQLLGLNLLFLLSQNRVSEFHTELERLNARDIQANVYIRHPVSLEQYLMEGSYNKVFLAKGNIPAESYTFFIDILLDTIRDEIAGCIEKAYEQIQFSEATRVLFFSSPKKMTDYAKKRGWSLSPDGQYSFTSQQQRTEEVTIPSTELAQQVIEYARQLEMIV; encoded by the exons ATGCCTCTGAAGGGAAAACTGTCCATGGCAACGAGAGCACTTTACGACAGTTATTTAACGTATTACGGTGGCCGGTGTCGTATATTTTGCAGAATCACCATGGCGTTGAAAGAGACTGCAGGGCTGTATGAAACACTCAAAGCAGAGTGGAACAAGAAAAATCCGAACCTGAGTAAATGTGGAGAACTTCTAAGCAAACTTAAG GTTTCGTTACTGGAGCTGAACTTCCTACCTACCACCGGGTCTGCGCTCACTAAGCAGCAGCTCATTTTAGCCC GTGATGTCCTTGAGATTGGCGCTTTGTGGAGTATACTAAAGAAGGACATTCCATCTTTTGAGAGATACATGGCCCAGCTAAAATGTTACTACTTTGATTACAA GGAGGAACTTCCTGAAGCTGCCTACATGCATCAGTTACTCGGACTGAACCTGCTCTTCCTGCTCTCACAGAACCGTGTATCTGAGTTTCACACAGAACTCGAGAGACTGAATGCACGAGATATTCAGGCCAATGTGTACATCAGACACCCAGTCTCCTTAGAGCAG TACTTGATGGAAGGAAGTTACAACAAGGTGTTTCTTGCCAAAGGCAACATCCCTGCTGAAAGCTACACCTTTTTTATAGATATCCTGCTTGACACAATTCG TGATGAGATCGCAGGTTGcatagaaaaagcatatgagcAGATCCAGTTCAGTGAGGCCACCCGTGTGCTTTTCTTCAGTTCACCCAAAAAGATGACAGATTACGCCAAGAAG AGAGGATGGAGTTTGAGCCCAGACGGCCAATACTCTTTCACCAGTCAGCAGCAGCGGACAGAAGAGGTAACCATCCCATCTACGGAGCTGGCACAACAGGTCATCGAATATGCACGACAGTTGGAAATGATTGTGTAA
- the nup88 gene encoding nucleoporin 88, producing the protein MDSFPFRGIRWIKMAAFGSERWLNDLPNHAIFQKIRENLDREPKGNERGVAKNLTFCLGGDLFVWDDSDRVFYTTNLRHLNADESFSNVSGKHQTLLCINPPRFELCQVLLSPTQHHVALVGLRGVSVLELPQRWGKRSEFEGGRSEINCKTIPVAERFFTSSPSVILRQAAWYPGETDEPHLVLLTSDNTVRFYGLKSPQTPAKVLSVSQSEDDTSGHPPVRSYAASLGEIAVAFDFGSISASPRHLAAQFSKDQLVYPLYILYENGETYVSYTSQAKGVSLTKPTGPLPMYPAAEDNYGYDACAILCLPCVPSILVIATETGTLYHCVVLESEEEEETRAVEKWIRGAQAVPALYVFECVELELTLKVATGEDEDPQDFDFTCPIRLHRDPLCQQRYHCTHEAGVHSVGLIWVNKLQKFLQSGEEDMDNLQELAAEKRCIVEHILCTRPLQSSQSAPVLGFVIVSDLSLGATMICITSAYECILLPLLSSIRPPSPPLLCTHPGPGSGSSPLRGLADDSFEQHIRNILARSSTNPLVLKAGDKDKSPPPPECLQLLSRATQVFREEYILKQDMAREEMQRRVKLLTSQKNKQLEELTLCREERKSLREAAERLADKYEDAKYCQETIMSKVKKVLGNLQSRLPILSNSEKDMKKEVQTISDQLRHLDNCIKQVNMKMDYQKTQVDKDVPAARTKVSLNAQQKKVVQDVLREQGQQIGDMMKQIKDIKSHFSF; encoded by the coding sequence ATGGACAGTTTTCCCTTCAGAGGCATACGGTGGATCAAGATGGCGGCATTCGGAAGTGAACGGTGGTTGAATGATCTACCAAACCATGCTATTTTCCAAAAAATACGAGAGAACTTGGATCGTGAACCCAAGGGCAACGAAAGAGGGGTCGCTAAAAACCTCACTTTTTGTTTGGGCGGGGACTTGTTCGTCTGGGACGACTCCGACCGCGTGTTTTACACGACCAACTTGCGACATCTAAACGCGGATGAGAGTTTCAGCAATGTAAGCGGGAAACACCAAACCTTGCTGTGTATCAACCCACCTCGCTTCGAGCTGTGCCAGGTGTTACTCAGCCCGACTCAGCACCACGTCGCGCTGGTCGGGCTGCGGGGCGTCTCTGTGCTGGAGCTCCCGCAGCGGTGGGGGAAGAGGTCCGAGTTTGAGGGCGGACGGAGCGAGATCAACTGCAAGACCATCCCGGTGGCGGAGCGCTTCTTCACCAGCTCGCCGTCTGTCATTCTGCGGCAGGCGGCTTGGTACCCCGGCGAGACCGACGAACCCCACCTGGTGCTGCTCACATCCGACAACACCGTCAGGTTTTACGGCTTGAAGTCGCCCCAGACGCCGGCCAAAGTGCTGTCAGTGTCGCAGTCGGAAGATGACACCAGTGGCCACCCTCCCGTGCGCTCCTACGCAGCATCTCTGGGCGAGATCGCAGTGGCGTTTGACTTCGGGTCCATTTCGGCCTCACCTCGGCACCTGGCTGCGCAGTTCTCCAAAGACCAGCTGGTCTACCCTCTTTACATCCTCTACGAAAACGGGGAGACCTACGTGAGCTACACGAGCCAGGCGAAGGGTGTGAGTCTAACTAAACCCACGGGACCGCTCCCAATGTATCCCGCTGCCGAGGACAACTATGGCTACGATGCTTGTGCCATTCTCTGCCTGCCATGCGTGCCCAGCATCTTGGTCATCGCCACGGAGACGGGCACGCTGTACCACTGTGTGGTGCTGGAgtctgaagaagaggaggagacccgGGCGGTGGAAAAGTGGATCCGCGGGGCGCAGGCGGTGCCGGCTCTCTAcgtgtttgagtgtgtggagctggagctcaCGCTCAAAGTAGCCACAGGGGAGGATGAGGACCCTCAGGACTTTGATTTCACCTGTCCCATCCGACTGCACCGAGACCCCCTTTGCCAGCAGAGGTATCACTGTACCCACGAGGCAGGAGTGCACAGTGTGGGGCTGATCTGGGTCAACAAGCTGCAGAAGTTCCTCCAGTCAGGTGAGGAGGACATGGACAATCTCCAAGAGCTGGCAGCTGAGAAGCGCTGTATTGTAGAGCACATTCTTTGCACCAGACCCCTTCAGTCTAGTCAGTCGGCTCCGGTTCTTGGCTTTGTGATTGTGTCCGACCTCTCCCTGGGCGCCACCATGATCTGCATCACCAGCGCCTACGAGTGCATCCTGTTGCCCCTGCTGAGCTCTATTCggcccccttcccctcccctgcTCTGCACGCACCCGGGTCCAGGCTCTGGCAGCTCGCCTCTGCGCGGGCTGGCCGACGACTCTTTTGAGCAGCACATCCGCAACATCCTGGCGCGTAGCTCCACCAATCCTCTGGTACTCAAGGCCGGGGACAAGGACAAGTCCCCGCCACCTCCGGAGTgtctgcagctcctcagcagAGCCACACAGGTCTTCCGTGAGGAGTACATTCTGAAGCAGGACATGGCCCGCGAAGAGATGCAGAGAAGGGTGAAACTTCTGACCAGCCAGAAGAACAAGCAGCTGGAAGAGTTGACTCtgtgcagggaggagaggaagagtcTGAGGGAGGCAGCGGAGAGGTTGGCCGACAAATACGAAGATGCAAAGTATTGCCAGGAAACCATTATGAGCAAGGTTAAAAAAGTGCTGGGCAACCTGCAAAGTCGACTACCCATACTGTCAAACAGCGAAAAGGATATGAAGAAGGAGGTGCAGACCATTAGCGATCAACTGAGGCACCTTGACAACTGCATCAAACAGGTGAACATGAAGATGGACTACCAGAAGACCCAAGTGGACAAGGATGTGCCTGCAGCCAGGACGAAGGTCTCCCTCAATGCCCAACAGAAGAAGGTTGTCCAGGATGTCCTCCGGGAGCAGGGACAGCAAATTGGTGACAtgatgaagcagatcaaagatATTAAAAGCCACTTCAGTTTCTAA
- the ehd2b gene encoding EH domain-containing protein 2b isoform X1, which yields MSRWGRKNVKKTPEVIRTVTEGLKSLYRKKLLPLEEYYGFHDFHSLSLEDADFDNKPMVLVVGQYSTGKTTFIKYLLEQDIPGSRVGPEPTTDCFTAIMHGEVEGVIPGNALIVDPNKPFRKLNPFGNTFLNRFQCAQIPNQVLESISIIDTPGILSGAKQRVSRGERKCKGYDFPAVLRWFAERVDRIILLFDAHKLEISDEFSEAIGALKGNEDKLRVVLNKADMVGTQQLMRVYGALMWSLGKVFGTPEVLRVYIGSFWSEPLMVTDNRKLFELEEEDLFADIQNLPRNAALRKLNDLVKRARLVRVHAHIISYLKAEMPSVFRKDNKKKNLIYQLPVIFSKIQLQHNISAGDFPDCTKMQEQLMAHDFNKFKTLKPNLMTALDELLSADISKLMPLLRQEELEAGDQPGVQGGAFIGTRAGPFGEGDPFLQENGEGCEEEEDWVVTKDKPKYDEIFYNLAPNEGKLSGNKAKDWMESSRLPNSVLGRIWKLSDVDHDGMLDDEEFALASHLIEVKLEGHGLPPELPTRLIPPSKRRQKGSDA from the exons ATGTCCCGCTGGGGGAGAAAGAATGTGAAAAAGACGCCAGAGGTGATCCGCACTGTAACCGAGGGGCTCAAGTCCTTGTACCGGAAGAAGCTGCTGCCTCTGGAGGAGTATTACGGGTTCCACGACTTCCACTCTCTCAGTCTGGAGGATGCAGACTTTGATAATAAGCCtatggtgctggtggtgggaCAGTACTCCACCGGAAAGACAACGTTTATCAA gtatCTACTGGAGCAAGATATTCCTGGGAGCAGGGTGGGACCCGAACCCACCACCGACTGCTTCACTGCCATCATGcatggggaggtggagggagtcATCCCCGGGAACGCCCTCATCGTAGACCCCAACAAGCCTTTCCGCAAACTCAACCCCTTTGGAAACACATTTCTCAACAG GTTCCAGTGCGCCCAGATTCCCAACCAGGTCCTGGAGAGCATCAGCATCATCGACACGCCGGGGATCCTGTCCGGTGCAAAGCAGAGAGTGAGCCGAGGTGAGAGAAAGTGCAAAG GCTACGACTTCCCAGCTGTGCTGCGCTGGTTCGCCGAGCGCGTGGACCGCATCATCCTGCTGTTTGATGCCCATAAACTGGAGATCTCCGACGAGTTCTCCGAGGCCATCGGTGCCCTGAAGGGCAACGAGGACAAGCTGCGCGTGGTGCTCAACAAGGCCGACATGGTGGGCACCCAGCAGCTGATGAGAGTGTACGGCGCACTCATGTGGTCCCTGGGGAAGGTGTTTGGCACCCCGGAGGTGCTGCGGGTCTACATCGGCTCCTTCTGGTCCGAGCCGCTGATGGTTACAGACAACCGGAAGCTgtttgagctggaggaggaggacctgttCGCCGACATCCAAAACCTCCCTCGCAATGCGGCTCTGCGCAAACTCAACGATCTGGTCAAGAGGGCGCGCCTCGTCAGG GTCCATGCCCACATCATCAGCTATCTGAAGGCGGAGATGCCTTCTGTCTTCAGAAAGgacaataaaaagaagaatcTGATCTACCAGCTGCCGGTCATTTTCTCTAAGATCCAGCTGCAGCACAACATTTCTGCTGGCGACTTCCCCGATTGTACTAAAATGCAG GAGCAACTGATGGCCCATGATTTCAACAAGTTCAAAACCTTGAAGCCTAACCTGATGACGGCCTTGGATGAGCTGCTGTCGGCGGACATCTCCAAACTGATGCCCCTCCTGcgccaggaggagctggaggcaggCGATCAACCAGGTGTGCAGGGCGGAGCCTTCATTGGGACCCGCGCCGGACCATTCGGAGAGGGCGACCCCTTTTTGCAGGAGAACGGAGAGGGatgcgaggaggaggaagattgGGTGGTGACCAAAGACAAGCCCAAATACGACGAGATCTTCTACAACCTCGCTCCCAACGAGGGAAAGCTGAGCGGCAACAAGGCTAAGGACTGGATGGAGAGCTCGCGCCTGCCCAACTCGGTGCTGGGCCGCATCTGGAAGCTGTCGGATGTGGACCACGACGGCATGCTGGATGATGAAGAATTTGCTCTGGCCAGCCACCTGATTGAGGTCAAGCTAGAGGGCCATGGTCTGCCTCCTGAGCTTCCCACACGTCTGATCCCGCCCTCCAAACGCAGGCAGAAGGGCTCTGACGCATAG
- the ehd2b gene encoding EH domain-containing protein 2b isoform X2 encodes MSRWGRKNVKKTPEVIRTVTEGLKSLYRKKLLPLEEYYGFHDFHSLSLEDADFDNKPMVLVVGQYSTGKTTFIKYLLEQDIPGSRVGPEPTTDCFTAIMHGEVEGVIPGNALIVDPNKPFRKLNPFGNTFLNRFQCAQIPNQVLESISIIDTPGILSGAKQRVSRGYDFPAVLRWFAERVDRIILLFDAHKLEISDEFSEAIGALKGNEDKLRVVLNKADMVGTQQLMRVYGALMWSLGKVFGTPEVLRVYIGSFWSEPLMVTDNRKLFELEEEDLFADIQNLPRNAALRKLNDLVKRARLVRVHAHIISYLKAEMPSVFRKDNKKKNLIYQLPVIFSKIQLQHNISAGDFPDCTKMQEQLMAHDFNKFKTLKPNLMTALDELLSADISKLMPLLRQEELEAGDQPGVQGGAFIGTRAGPFGEGDPFLQENGEGCEEEEDWVVTKDKPKYDEIFYNLAPNEGKLSGNKAKDWMESSRLPNSVLGRIWKLSDVDHDGMLDDEEFALASHLIEVKLEGHGLPPELPTRLIPPSKRRQKGSDA; translated from the exons ATGTCCCGCTGGGGGAGAAAGAATGTGAAAAAGACGCCAGAGGTGATCCGCACTGTAACCGAGGGGCTCAAGTCCTTGTACCGGAAGAAGCTGCTGCCTCTGGAGGAGTATTACGGGTTCCACGACTTCCACTCTCTCAGTCTGGAGGATGCAGACTTTGATAATAAGCCtatggtgctggtggtgggaCAGTACTCCACCGGAAAGACAACGTTTATCAA gtatCTACTGGAGCAAGATATTCCTGGGAGCAGGGTGGGACCCGAACCCACCACCGACTGCTTCACTGCCATCATGcatggggaggtggagggagtcATCCCCGGGAACGCCCTCATCGTAGACCCCAACAAGCCTTTCCGCAAACTCAACCCCTTTGGAAACACATTTCTCAACAG GTTCCAGTGCGCCCAGATTCCCAACCAGGTCCTGGAGAGCATCAGCATCATCGACACGCCGGGGATCCTGTCCGGTGCAAAGCAGAGAGTGAGCCGAG GCTACGACTTCCCAGCTGTGCTGCGCTGGTTCGCCGAGCGCGTGGACCGCATCATCCTGCTGTTTGATGCCCATAAACTGGAGATCTCCGACGAGTTCTCCGAGGCCATCGGTGCCCTGAAGGGCAACGAGGACAAGCTGCGCGTGGTGCTCAACAAGGCCGACATGGTGGGCACCCAGCAGCTGATGAGAGTGTACGGCGCACTCATGTGGTCCCTGGGGAAGGTGTTTGGCACCCCGGAGGTGCTGCGGGTCTACATCGGCTCCTTCTGGTCCGAGCCGCTGATGGTTACAGACAACCGGAAGCTgtttgagctggaggaggaggacctgttCGCCGACATCCAAAACCTCCCTCGCAATGCGGCTCTGCGCAAACTCAACGATCTGGTCAAGAGGGCGCGCCTCGTCAGG GTCCATGCCCACATCATCAGCTATCTGAAGGCGGAGATGCCTTCTGTCTTCAGAAAGgacaataaaaagaagaatcTGATCTACCAGCTGCCGGTCATTTTCTCTAAGATCCAGCTGCAGCACAACATTTCTGCTGGCGACTTCCCCGATTGTACTAAAATGCAG GAGCAACTGATGGCCCATGATTTCAACAAGTTCAAAACCTTGAAGCCTAACCTGATGACGGCCTTGGATGAGCTGCTGTCGGCGGACATCTCCAAACTGATGCCCCTCCTGcgccaggaggagctggaggcaggCGATCAACCAGGTGTGCAGGGCGGAGCCTTCATTGGGACCCGCGCCGGACCATTCGGAGAGGGCGACCCCTTTTTGCAGGAGAACGGAGAGGGatgcgaggaggaggaagattgGGTGGTGACCAAAGACAAGCCCAAATACGACGAGATCTTCTACAACCTCGCTCCCAACGAGGGAAAGCTGAGCGGCAACAAGGCTAAGGACTGGATGGAGAGCTCGCGCCTGCCCAACTCGGTGCTGGGCCGCATCTGGAAGCTGTCGGATGTGGACCACGACGGCATGCTGGATGATGAAGAATTTGCTCTGGCCAGCCACCTGATTGAGGTCAAGCTAGAGGGCCATGGTCTGCCTCCTGAGCTTCCCACACGTCTGATCCCGCCCTCCAAACGCAGGCAGAAGGGCTCTGACGCATAG